AAGGCTCCATGCTCTTAAGTGACGTTAATGAAAGGGCTCTAGCTCTAAGTGAGAAGAATATTGCTAGAAATTTAGCAGTTAAGACAAGCACTATAAAGAGTGACGGCTTCAGTAAAATTAATGGAAAATTTGATATTATTTTGACCAATCCACCGATGCGAACTGGTAAAGAAAAAGTCCATGAACTACTTAGCCAGGCGAAAGATCACTTGAGTGATGATGGAATTTTATTAGCTGTTATTGGTAAGAAGCAGGGAGCAGAATCTTACGGTAGATACTTGGATGAAATTTTCCCTTTGACCTGGACTTCTTTGAAGAAAAAAGGATTCACAGTTTTTGCTTGTAGCAAAAAAGTAGACGAACTAGATTAAATGGACTCTCTGTAAAGGAGTTGCAAATGAAATTAAAGAGAATTATAAGTGTTATTCTTGTGAGTGTAATGGTACTTGCGACGGCTTGCTCTGGTAATGATAGCAATAATAAAAAGACTAGTGAGAATGAAATCTTGGGTGAGATAAACTACCAAGCTAAGAATGTGTTAATTGAACCAGGCACAGATGAATTAGGCGAGACTTTGGACTATAGAGAGATTTTAAATCTTGAAGAATACGCACTTTCATCTGAGAAGCCGGTCTTGCTTTGTGTAAAAAGAGATAAGCTTAAAAACATGAATGTCATTATTCCTTGGATGGAGGATATGGCCCATAAATACAGAGGCTCAGTCAATGTTGTAATGGCAGAAGATGACCCTAATGAGGAGCTATTCTACTATTTGGATTATCAAAATGTGCCAACAATTTTTCTACTATATGATGGCGAAGTAGTCCGACAAGCTTCTTGGGAAGAAGAGGATGGATTGCAAATCTTAGTTGAAAAGATGCAGGAGTTGGTGAAATAGTTTTTTAGCCCTGATTTTATGCCATAAAGTTAGCTTATAAGAATAAAAATAGTTTAGAATTAAACTAACACTAATTTAACCTATAAATTTTGATATTGAATTAAAATTTATTTAATAAATAATAGGAGAATTAGAAGGCTATGGATTATAGAGATATTGCAGCATTTATAATTGATAATGTTGGTGGTTGGGATAATGTGCAAGCGTTAACACATTGTATGACAAGATTAAGATTCGATCTTAAAGATGATTCAAAGGCTAATGAAGAGGCGCTTAGAGATAATGAAAATATAGTTGGTGTTGTCAAAAGTGCAGGACAGTTTCAAGTTGTATTAGGACAGCATGTTTCTAAAGTTTATGAGCAAATTATTGCTATTAAAGATAATCAGATTATAGAAGTAGTAGATACAACTGAGAAAAGATCAAGTAATCTTAGCAGTGGAGTTCCAAGTGGAGAAGCGAATGATAAGAAGGTAGGAATTTTCTCTAAACTAATTTCTACTATAGTTGGTATAGTTGGACCACTGTTGCCAATATTGATAGGTGCAGGTTTAGGTAGAGCAATTTTAGCTTTAATAGTTCAATTTGGCTGGGTAAATACTGAAGTATCCTTAACTTATAAATTATTTAATATGGTTTTTGATGCAGGTTTTACATATTTACCAATTTTTGTAGCAATATCTGCAGCAAAACACTTTAAAACTAATGTTTATTTAGCAGCATTATTAGGAATGGCATTAGTACACCCAACTTGGAATGCAAGTGTCGATGTTTTAAATCCACAATTTATAGGTAAGATTTTTAGCTTTGTTCCAGTCTATGGTATGTCATATACTTCATCTATAATTCCGTCAATTTTAGTTGTTTGGGTAATGAGTAAAGTTGATCACTTCCTTAATAAAAAATTACCAGATCTTATCAAGCCTACTTTTGGTCCACTCTTACTTTTAGCAATAATGATTCCTGCAACATTTGTAGTATTGGCACCAGTAATGGGTGTAGTTTCCAATTTATTAGGAAATGCAATGCTATGGTTCTTTAACACATTTGGTGGAATTGGTCTTGGAATTCTAGGTTTAATTTATCCATGGATGGTTGCTACAGGAACACACTCAACTCTCGCTGTAGGTGGTTTGCAAATACTAGGTCAGAATGGATTTGATCCAATCTCAAGAACACTAACAATGGGAGCTAATATGGCTCAAGCAGGTGCAACTTTCGCAGCTTCTATTAAGACAAAAGATGTGAAATTAAAATCAATGAGTTTATCAGCAGGTGTTACAGCCTTAGTTGCTGGTATTACTGAACCTGCTTTATATACAGTATCTTTGCAGTACCGTAAAATTATGTATGCCGTAATGGCAGGTTCTGCTGCAGGAAGTTTATTTGGCGGTTTGATGGGATTGAAAGCATTTGCCTTCATGTCACCTAGCGTTATAAATATCCCAATGTGGATAGGTGAAGGTGCACCTAATAACGTTATTATTGCAATAATTTCAATGTTGATTGCGTTTTTAACTACTTTTGTAATTACATTGTTCATGAAGATAGAAGGCTTGGAAGAAGGAGCATCAGTAAATAAAAAGTAGTGATGGAGGATTTTATGTACGCAGATCTACACACGCATACGAATTATAGTGACGGTAATGTGGAAGTTGAAGATCTTGTTAAGTTGGCTAAAGAAAAAGGAACTAAAGTTCTCGCAATAGCTGATCATGACACGGTTTTTCATTATGATCGAATAAAAGAAGCTTGTGATCAATATGGAATCAAAAGTGTTTGGGGAATAGAGCTTAGTTGTTACGATTTTTCTGTGAATAAGAAAGTTCATATTCTAGGACTAGGATTTAAAGATTACCCTGTAAATGTTGAAGCCAAAGGTAAGCAGGCGTTAGCAGGAAGAGATAATTATCATAAAAAGATGATTAAAATGCTAAATGAAAAAGGCTACGATATCACATATGAAGATGCTAAGAAACATTCGAAATACAATATAGTATTTAAGCGCCATCTTTTCGATGCGATTGTAGAAAAATACCCTGAGATGAAAGATGCAAGCAAGTATAGAGAGCTATTTCTTAATACAGGCTTTAGCAATGCGGATCTTGAAATGGACTATATACCAGTAGATGAGGGTATTGAGGCGATTCATAAAGACGGTGGAATTGCTATCTTAGCTCACCCATGTCTATATAGCAATTACCCAGAGATAGAGAAGTATGTAGCTTATGGTCTGGATGGTTTAGAAGTATCACATCCGGAAATGAAAGCGGAAGATTATGTAAAAACCAAAGAAATAGTTGAAAAGTTTGACCTTATAGCAACAGGAGGATCTGATTTTCACGACTTTCTCTTAACTCCTGATATGGGAGAATATGGCATTACAGAAGGACAGTATAAAGTGGTAGAAGAGAAGATAAAATTTAGAAATGATAAATAGTGTTGTAAATTTCAGAGATGTATCTGGATATATTAATACTGAAGGTAAAGAAATAATACCAGGAAGAATTTTCAGAGGTGGCAGTTTAGATGATATTACTAGCCCTGAGATAAGCTCATTCTATAAGGATTTGAATATTAAGAACATAATTGATTTTAGAGGGGAAAATGAGGTTCTTGATAAGCCGGATCCTGAAATACCTGGAACAGAACATTACCATCTTAATGCATTAAAGAATATTAAAGGATTTGATGGTTTTGACTTTGGTCATATACTTGGTACTAATCCTTCAGATGAATTAATTAATAAAGCGTATGATTATCTTCTAGCAGGATATGAAAGTATGCCAATAGATAATCTTGCTTTTAAGAAGGCATTTGATATTCTTTTGGAGAATAATGGAAGTACATACATACACTGCTCAGCTGGCAAAGATAGAACAGGACTTCTGGTGTATTTATTAATGCGTGCCTTAGGTTTCTCACACGAAGATGGGTTAAGTGAGTATTTAAAGTCGAATGAATATATAAATTTGGGCTTTGATGCATATATTGAAAAACTTGGAATAGCTTCAGAGAAGCTTGAGTTGTATAAACCATTGTTATTTGTTAATGAGACTTTCCTGAATAAAGCTATGGATAGAATAAAGGCTAAATATAGCAACTTGGAAGATTATTTCTTGAATGAACTTAATTTAGATGAGCAAAAACTTCTTAGATTGAAGTCATATTATTTGAACGACTAATTCAATAGCTTGAACTACAAAACATAAAAAATTAAAAATATAATTAAATAACTCTCCAAAATTATTTTTGGAGAGTTATTTTTGTTGGTTAAATGAATCTAATACAAATCAAATGTTAAATCACCAAATAACATCCATCGCTTCGCCGATAGAGTCAACGTAAATTATTTCCATCTCTAGATCACTTAGTTTTTTGACTTGTTTTTGATTAGCTCCTGGCACGATCATGTATTTAAACCCTAATTTACTAGCTTCTTTAACTCTATTTTCTATGTGAGATACTGGTCTGACTTCACCAGTTAAACCAACCTCACCGACAAGAAGTAATTTGTCTTTGATAGCCTTTTCTTTGAAACTGGAAACTATACCTGCGATTAAGGCTAGGTCTGTAGAAGGATCGTCTGCCTTGAAACCATTAACTACATTGATAAATGCATCCATATTACTGATGCCAAGATTTAATTTTTTCTCCAAAAGAGCGATTAGCATGCTTACTCTATTACGGTCAAAACCTTGAGTGACTCGAATAGGTGAAGCGTAAGAACTTGGATTTAGCAGTGCTTGAATCTCCATAATCATAGGGCGAGTACCTTCTATTACACAGGTTAAAGCAGATCCAGCAACGTTTATAGGACGGCCTTGAAGCAAGCTACTAGAAGCATCCTCTAAAGGAATTAGACCTTGGCCAGTCATATCAAAAATACCAACCTCATTAGTTGCACCAAATCTATTTTTTACGGCTCTAACTAGTCGTAAGTTTGAGTATTTGTCTCCCTCGAAGTAGATAACGGTGTCGACCATGTGTTCAAGAATTCTAGGTCCAGCAATATTTCCATCTTTAGTAACATGACCTACTAAGATTATTGTTGTGCCTAAAGATTTTGCAATACGCAAGAAGCCAGCACTACAGTCTCTGACTTGGCTGACAGATCCTGGAGCAGAACTTGATTGCTCAGAATACACAGTTTGAATTGAGTCAACAATGCAGAGTTTTGGTTTAAGTTCTTGAACTATTGCAGCAATATTTTCAAATACTATTTCACTGCTTAAATTAATATTGCTTTTATCCACTCCCAATCTTTCAGCACGATTTTTAACTTGAGCTGCAGATTCTTCACCGCATATATACAGTATGGATTCACTCTTTATATCAGATTTACTTGCTGCTTGTAGAAGTAAGGTGGATTTACCTATTCCTGGATCTCCACCTACCAAGACAAGAGAGCCTGGGACAAAACCACCACCAAGTACTCTATCAAATTCTGAAATCCCTGAGCTATAATATTCAGATTTGCTCGAGTCGACTTTTTGCATTTGTATTAATTTTTGATGCCTAGAGTTAGTGCCAGAGTTGGAGCGTAATTTCGGGCTAGCTTCAGATGTGTCAGAACTTTCA
Above is a window of Fastidiosipila sanguinis DNA encoding:
- a CDS encoding PTS transporter subunit EIIC; translated protein: MDYRDIAAFIIDNVGGWDNVQALTHCMTRLRFDLKDDSKANEEALRDNENIVGVVKSAGQFQVVLGQHVSKVYEQIIAIKDNQIIEVVDTTEKRSSNLSSGVPSGEANDKKVGIFSKLISTIVGIVGPLLPILIGAGLGRAILALIVQFGWVNTEVSLTYKLFNMVFDAGFTYLPIFVAISAAKHFKTNVYLAALLGMALVHPTWNASVDVLNPQFIGKIFSFVPVYGMSYTSSIIPSILVVWVMSKVDHFLNKKLPDLIKPTFGPLLLLAIMIPATFVVLAPVMGVVSNLLGNAMLWFFNTFGGIGLGILGLIYPWMVATGTHSTLAVGGLQILGQNGFDPISRTLTMGANMAQAGATFAASIKTKDVKLKSMSLSAGVTALVAGITEPALYTVSLQYRKIMYAVMAGSAAGSLFGGLMGLKAFAFMSPSVINIPMWIGEGAPNNVIIAIISMLIAFLTTFVITLFMKIEGLEEGASVNKK
- a CDS encoding class I SAM-dependent methyltransferase — its product is MTEKNSFYFSEEQDVKSDERIIDFTWGEIDLSFISDNGVFSKNHIDLGSKLLLEAFETEMLELAREDYPKFEKISSGKKLDLGTGYGVIGITAQKLFPKGSMLLSDVNERALALSEKNIARNLAVKTSTIKSDGFSKINGKFDIILTNPPMRTGKEKVHELLSQAKDHLSDDGILLAVIGKKQGAESYGRYLDEIFPLTWTSLKKKGFTVFACSKKVDELD
- a CDS encoding tyrosine-protein phosphatase gives rise to the protein MINSVVNFRDVSGYINTEGKEIIPGRIFRGGSLDDITSPEISSFYKDLNIKNIIDFRGENEVLDKPDPEIPGTEHYHLNALKNIKGFDGFDFGHILGTNPSDELINKAYDYLLAGYESMPIDNLAFKKAFDILLENNGSTYIHCSAGKDRTGLLVYLLMRALGFSHEDGLSEYLKSNEYINLGFDAYIEKLGIASEKLELYKPLLFVNETFLNKAMDRIKAKYSNLEDYFLNELNLDEQKLLRLKSYYLND
- a CDS encoding thioredoxin family protein produces the protein MKLKRIISVILVSVMVLATACSGNDSNNKKTSENEILGEINYQAKNVLIEPGTDELGETLDYREILNLEEYALSSEKPVLLCVKRDKLKNMNVIIPWMEDMAHKYRGSVNVVMAEDDPNEELFYYLDYQNVPTIFLLYDGEVVRQASWEEEDGLQILVEKMQELVK
- a CDS encoding PHP domain-containing protein, translating into MYADLHTHTNYSDGNVEVEDLVKLAKEKGTKVLAIADHDTVFHYDRIKEACDQYGIKSVWGIELSCYDFSVNKKVHILGLGFKDYPVNVEAKGKQALAGRDNYHKKMIKMLNEKGYDITYEDAKKHSKYNIVFKRHLFDAIVEKYPEMKDASKYRELFLNTGFSNADLEMDYIPVDEGIEAIHKDGGIAILAHPCLYSNYPEIEKYVAYGLDGLEVSHPEMKAEDYVKTKEIVEKFDLIATGGSDFHDFLLTPDMGEYGITEGQYKVVEEKIKFRNDK
- the radA gene encoding DNA repair protein RadA — its product is MAKKSNTYYCTACGYESSGWLGKCPNCGGWNTFEEKPRDVKPKKVEQAGVSTGWLQDLLDEAAVEIELDNEDESSDTSEASPKLRSNSGTNSRHQKLIQMQKVDSSKSEYYSSGISEFDRVLGGGFVPGSLVLVGGDPGIGKSTLLLQAASKSDIKSESILYICGEESAAQVKNRAERLGVDKSNINLSSEIVFENIAAIVQELKPKLCIVDSIQTVYSEQSSSAPGSVSQVRDCSAGFLRIAKSLGTTIILVGHVTKDGNIAGPRILEHMVDTVIYFEGDKYSNLRLVRAVKNRFGATNEVGIFDMTGQGLIPLEDASSSLLQGRPINVAGSALTCVIEGTRPMIMEIQALLNPSSYASPIRVTQGFDRNRVSMLIALLEKKLNLGISNMDAFINVVNGFKADDPSTDLALIAGIVSSFKEKAIKDKLLLVGEVGLTGEVRPVSHIENRVKEASKLGFKYMIVPGANQKQVKKLSDLEMEIIYVDSIGEAMDVIW